A single genomic interval of Celeribacter indicus harbors:
- a CDS encoding type II secretion system F family protein, with amino-acid sequence MQDIFTSLLGDQLGPFGPLILIGTLGAVLILIALPAVLKKKRDPLDRLRDQTRTAQAKRAVDTSAKLRTQDSKGARLEKYSAFLEPQDEEEYSAAQLRMIQAGYRGKNAVRMFHFAQFTMGLGALAIGLLLALLKSSQAEMTPKSLVLTVLLPACIGYMAPKYWITRRLESRREEIVNGFPDALDLMLVCVEAGQSLDQAIIRVSKEIRSGFPALADEFEIVSSEIKAGKDKSVVLKDMAERCGVPDVASFVTVLIQSQQFGTSIADALRIYAGEMRDKRVMRAEETANKLPTKMTLATMMLTVPPLLIILIGPSVYDIYVMLNENNF; translated from the coding sequence ATGCAAGACATCTTCACCTCCCTTCTCGGCGACCAGCTCGGCCCCTTCGGCCCGCTGATCCTCATCGGCACGCTCGGCGCCGTGCTCATCCTCATCGCCCTGCCGGCCGTGCTGAAGAAAAAGCGCGACCCGCTCGACCGGCTGCGCGACCAGACCCGGACCGCCCAGGCGAAGAGGGCGGTGGACACATCCGCGAAACTGCGCACGCAGGACAGCAAGGGCGCCCGGCTCGAGAAATATTCCGCCTTCCTCGAACCCCAGGACGAGGAGGAATATTCCGCCGCGCAACTGCGGATGATCCAGGCCGGCTACCGCGGCAAGAACGCGGTGCGGATGTTCCATTTCGCGCAGTTCACCATGGGGCTCGGCGCGCTCGCCATCGGCCTCCTGCTCGCCCTGCTCAAGTCGTCCCAGGCCGAGATGACGCCGAAATCCCTCGTCCTGACGGTGCTCCTGCCGGCCTGCATCGGCTATATGGCTCCGAAATACTGGATCACCCGCCGCCTCGAAAGCCGCCGGGAGGAGATCGTCAACGGTTTTCCCGACGCGCTCGACCTGATGCTCGTCTGCGTCGAGGCCGGCCAGTCGCTCGATCAGGCGATCATCCGCGTGTCGAAGGAAATCCGCTCCGGCTTCCCGGCCCTTGCCGACGAATTCGAGATCGTCTCCTCCGAGATCAAGGCGGGCAAGGACAAGTCCGTGGTGCTCAAGGACATGGCCGAACGCTGCGGCGTGCCGGATGTCGCCTCCTTCGTCACCGTGCTGATCCAGTCGCAGCAGTTCGGCACCTCGATCGCGGATGCGCTGCGGATCTACGCGGGCGAGATGCGCGACAAGCGCGTGATGCGCGCGGAGGAAACCGCAAACAAGTTGCCTACGAAGATGACACTTGCCACAATGATGCTGACCGTGCCGCCGCTGCTCATCATCCTGATCGGCCCGTCGGTCTACGATATTTACGTGATGTTGAACGAGAACAATTTTTAG
- a CDS encoding type II secretion system F family protein, with protein sequence MIISMEPVIYGVVFIAVLLLVEGIYLTVFGKSISLNSRVNRRYELLEKGKGSREEVLNQLRKEMGQHLGSRQIPLYSLLAEKAQKANIAFSPLQLVLVMIVLGMVAFVGLSIGTATSAPLRIVISIAMGIGAVYVWVQTKAKKRLALIEEQLPDAVELMVRSLRVGHPFSNALTIVSREIPDPLGTEMGIIADESAYGRDVGEALKDMAERLDMQDLRFLAVAVSIQQQSGGNLAEVLEGLSKVIRARFKLFRRVKAITAEAKWSGNFLSGFPLAALVLISVMKPDYYDRVKDTPAFIPACLVVAGFLVANIFVMRALVNIKV encoded by the coding sequence ATGATCATCTCCATGGAACCGGTCATCTACGGCGTCGTCTTCATCGCCGTGCTGCTGCTCGTCGAAGGCATCTACCTCACCGTCTTCGGCAAGTCGATCTCGCTCAACTCGCGGGTCAACCGCCGCTACGAACTCCTCGAGAAGGGCAAGGGCAGCCGCGAGGAAGTGCTCAACCAGCTCCGCAAGGAAATGGGCCAGCACCTCGGCTCGCGCCAGATCCCGCTCTATTCCCTCCTTGCCGAGAAGGCGCAGAAGGCGAATATCGCCTTCTCTCCGCTCCAGCTCGTGCTCGTCATGATCGTGCTCGGCATGGTCGCCTTCGTCGGCCTGTCGATCGGCACCGCCACCTCCGCCCCGCTGCGCATCGTGATCTCGATCGCGATGGGGATCGGCGCGGTCTATGTCTGGGTGCAGACGAAGGCCAAGAAACGGCTCGCGCTGATCGAGGAACAGCTCCCCGACGCGGTCGAGCTCATGGTCCGCTCGCTGCGGGTGGGCCACCCCTTCTCCAACGCGCTCACCATCGTCTCGCGGGAGATCCCCGATCCGCTGGGTACGGAAATGGGCATCATCGCGGATGAAAGCGCCTATGGCCGCGACGTGGGCGAGGCGCTCAAGGACATGGCCGAGCGGCTCGACATGCAGGACCTGCGCTTCCTCGCCGTCGCCGTCTCGATCCAGCAGCAATCGGGCGGCAACCTCGCCGAGGTGCTCGAGGGCCTGTCGAAGGTCATCCGCGCCCGCTTCAAGCTGTTCCGCCGGGTCAAGGCGATCACCGCCGAGGCAAAATGGTCCGGCAACTTCCTCTCCGGCTTCCCGCTTGCCGCGCTCGTCCTGATCTCCGTGATGAAGCCCGACTATTACGACCGCGTGAAGGACACCCCCGCCTTCATCCCCGCCTGCCTCGTCGTCGCCGGCTTCCTCGTCGCCAATATCTTCGTCATGCGCGCCCTCGTGAACATCAAGGTCTGA
- a CDS encoding CpaF family protein, whose product MFSRYRKSDAKQPVEAPTAARPGPAAPEPRHEAPEPAPKPRIARRESARPGQAAPVDKERRRKERLGEIKVEMHKRLLEDLNLAALETAPEKELRAEISDITAEFLADQGIVLNRDERITLNQDLYDEVKGLGPLEPLLKDDSINDILVNGPQQIFVERSGKLELSDVTFKDERHLLRIIDKIVSAVGRRVDESNPYVDARLADGSRFNAMVPPIAVDGSLVSIRKFKKEKLGIDDLVRFGAFTEEMAAYLQAAVACRLNVIVSGGTGSGKTTTLNALSSFIDNDERILTIEDTAELQLQQTHVGRMESRPPNVEGRGAVTQRDCLRNALRMRPDRIIVGETRGEEVIDMLQAMNTGHDGSMTTIHANSARDGVSRLENMIAMAGIEMPLKAVRSQIASAVNLIVQASRLQDGSRRMVSITEITGMEGDVISMQEVFRFQRTGLTPDNRIIGHFTATGVRSHFSERFRMWGYDLPPSLFEPTNPR is encoded by the coding sequence ATGTTCTCACGCTACAGGAAATCCGACGCGAAACAGCCCGTCGAGGCGCCCACCGCCGCCCGGCCCGGCCCCGCCGCACCCGAACCGCGCCACGAGGCGCCCGAGCCGGCGCCGAAACCCAGGATCGCGCGCCGCGAGTCCGCCCGGCCGGGCCAGGCCGCGCCGGTCGACAAGGAACGCCGGCGCAAGGAACGGCTGGGCGAGATCAAGGTCGAGATGCACAAGCGCCTGCTCGAGGATCTGAACCTCGCCGCGCTCGAGACCGCACCCGAAAAGGAGCTGCGTGCCGAAATCTCCGACATCACCGCCGAATTCCTCGCCGACCAGGGCATCGTCCTCAACCGCGACGAGCGCATCACGCTCAACCAGGATCTCTACGACGAGGTGAAGGGCCTCGGCCCGCTCGAACCGCTGCTCAAGGACGACAGCATCAACGACATCCTCGTCAACGGCCCGCAGCAGATCTTCGTCGAACGCAGCGGCAAGCTCGAACTGTCCGACGTCACCTTCAAGGACGAGCGCCACCTCCTGCGGATCATCGACAAGATCGTCTCCGCCGTCGGCCGCCGCGTCGACGAATCCAACCCCTATGTCGACGCCCGCCTCGCCGACGGCTCGCGCTTCAACGCCATGGTGCCGCCCATCGCGGTCGACGGCTCGCTCGTCTCCATCCGCAAGTTCAAGAAGGAAAAGCTCGGCATCGACGACCTCGTGCGCTTCGGCGCCTTCACCGAGGAAATGGCGGCCTACCTCCAGGCCGCCGTCGCCTGCCGCCTCAACGTGATCGTCTCCGGCGGGACCGGCTCGGGCAAGACCACGACGCTCAACGCGCTCTCCTCCTTCATCGACAATGACGAACGCATCCTCACCATCGAGGACACGGCCGAACTCCAGCTTCAGCAGACCCATGTCGGCCGGATGGAAAGCCGCCCGCCGAACGTCGAGGGCCGCGGCGCCGTGACCCAGCGCGACTGCCTGCGCAACGCGCTCAGGATGCGCCCCGACCGCATCATCGTGGGGGAGACCCGCGGCGAGGAGGTGATCGACATGCTCCAGGCAATGAACACCGGCCACGACGGCTCGATGACCACGATCCACGCCAACTCCGCCCGCGACGGCGTCTCCCGTCTGGAAAACATGATCGCCATGGCCGGGATCGAGATGCCGCTCAAGGCCGTGCGCTCGCAGATCGCCTCCGCCGTCAACCTCATCGTGCAGGCCAGCCGCCTCCAGGACGGCTCGCGCCGCATGGTCTCGATCACCGAGATCACCGGCATGGAAGGCGACGTGATCTCCATGCAGGAGGTCTTTCGCTTCCAGCGCACCGGCCTCACGCCGGACAACAGGATCATCGGCCATTTCACCGCGACCGGCGTGCGCAGCCATTTCTCCGAACGCTTCCGCATGTGGGGCTACGACCTGCCGCCGTCCCTCTTCGAACCGACCAACCCGCGCTGA
- a CDS encoding AAA family ATPase, translating to MTSEAQVQDDPAPLVACTVSRDVQNFDLLIEDMETELGEAWGDLSFADARQFFRQPESGALKFVAIALDHDDGDHLAMVADLIEAAKAQGVKVILVADEVSPMALHQLLQLGAEDFIPYPLPEGALRDAIARLDTPRKAAAADFVDMSAAPAPRAPLPAAQPGAHGIVLPVQSVSGGAGATTIAVNLAWELAGIERKDPQPRVLLMDLDLQFGSVSTYLDLPRREAVYELLSSTDTMDDDAFRGALMNFNDRLSVLTAPPDILPLDFIEPEEVARLLDRARAHFDYVVIDMPTTLVNWTETVLNAADFYFAPFELDLRSAQNILRLRNALRAEELPFEKLRFLLNRAPKGMDLAAKGRTKRMAETLEIAIDVQFPDGGRPVRDACDQGLPLAIEAAKNPLRKEIQKLAASIHARQSDRLEAAE from the coding sequence ATGACGAGTGAAGCTCAGGTGCAGGACGATCCGGCCCCGCTGGTGGCCTGCACCGTCAGCCGGGATGTGCAGAATTTCGATCTGCTGATCGAGGATATGGAAACCGAACTGGGCGAAGCCTGGGGCGATCTCTCCTTTGCCGATGCCCGCCAGTTCTTCCGCCAGCCGGAAAGCGGCGCGCTGAAATTCGTGGCCATCGCGCTCGACCACGACGACGGGGACCATCTGGCGATGGTCGCCGACCTGATCGAGGCGGCGAAGGCCCAGGGCGTGAAGGTGATCCTCGTCGCCGACGAGGTCTCGCCCATGGCGCTCCACCAGCTCCTCCAGCTCGGCGCCGAGGATTTCATCCCCTACCCGCTCCCCGAGGGCGCGCTCCGGGACGCGATCGCCCGGCTCGACACCCCGCGAAAGGCCGCCGCCGCCGATTTCGTCGACATGTCCGCCGCCCCCGCCCCGCGCGCGCCCCTGCCCGCCGCCCAGCCCGGCGCCCATGGCATCGTCCTGCCGGTTCAGTCGGTCTCCGGCGGCGCGGGCGCGACCACCATCGCCGTCAACCTCGCCTGGGAACTCGCCGGCATCGAGCGCAAGGACCCGCAGCCGCGCGTCCTGCTGATGGATCTCGACCTGCAATTCGGCTCCGTCTCCACCTATCTCGACCTGCCGCGCCGCGAAGCGGTCTACGAACTCCTCTCCTCCACCGACACGATGGACGACGACGCCTTCCGCGGCGCGCTGATGAATTTCAACGACCGGCTCTCCGTGCTGACCGCGCCGCCCGACATCCTGCCGCTCGACTTCATCGAACCCGAGGAGGTCGCGCGCCTGCTCGACCGCGCCCGTGCGCATTTCGACTATGTCGTGATCGACATGCCGACGACCCTCGTCAACTGGACCGAGACCGTGCTCAACGCCGCGGATTTCTACTTCGCCCCGTTCGAGCTCGACCTGCGCTCGGCCCAGAACATCCTGCGCCTGCGTAACGCCCTGCGCGCCGAGGAACTGCCCTTCGAGAAGCTGCGCTTCCTGCTGAACCGCGCGCCGAAGGGCATGGACCTCGCCGCGAAGGGCCGCACGAAACGGATGGCCGAGACGCTCGAGATCGCGATCGACGTGCAGTTTCCCGATGGCGGCCGCCCGGTTCGCGACGCCTGCGACCAGGGTCTGCCCCTTGCCATCGAGGCCGCGAAGAACCCGCTGCGCAAGGAAATCCAGAAGCTCGCGGCCTCGATCCACGCCCGCCAGAGCGACCGGCTCGAAGCGGCCGAGTAA
- a CDS encoding OmpA family protein has protein sequence MRITLPLTLAGAALLGLSACSDQAGGYLDGGQFGNATMNNTLVQTGQRNYVIDLNERFAAAVPTTVTFGFNSDVLDGAARDAIRKQAQFMAQFPEVRFRVYGHTDLVGSNAYNKALGLRRAKAVVAELARNGISRSRLEALVSYGETRPLVVTQDPERRNRRTVTEVSGFVSSAPLVMDARYAEIIHREYVQSATAPSDLVDFGSREISQGQ, from the coding sequence ATGCGGATCACACTCCCCCTCACCCTCGCGGGCGCGGCCCTTCTCGGCCTGTCCGCCTGCTCCGATCAGGCGGGCGGCTATCTCGACGGCGGCCAGTTCGGCAATGCCACGATGAACAACACGCTCGTCCAGACCGGACAACGCAATTACGTGATCGACCTGAACGAGAGATTCGCCGCCGCCGTGCCGACCACCGTGACCTTCGGGTTCAATTCCGACGTGCTCGACGGCGCGGCCCGCGACGCGATCCGCAAGCAGGCGCAGTTCATGGCGCAATTCCCCGAAGTCCGCTTCCGCGTCTACGGCCATACCGATCTCGTCGGCTCGAACGCCTATAACAAGGCCCTCGGCCTCCGGCGCGCCAAGGCGGTCGTGGCCGAGCTCGCGCGCAACGGCATTTCCCGCTCGCGGCTCGAGGCGCTCGTCTCCTATGGCGAAACGCGGCCGCTCGTCGTGACCCAGGACCCGGAACGGCGCAACCGCCGCACCGTGACGGAGGTGTCGGGCTTCGTCTCCTCCGCGCCGCTGGTGATGGATGCGCGCTATGCGGAGATCATCCACCGCGAATATGTCCAGAGCGCCACCGCCCCCTCCGACCTCGTCGATTTCGGGTCGCGGGAAATCAGCCAGGGCCAATAG
- a CDS encoding type II and III secretion system protein family protein has translation MKVLNLMKAALLGCAVIGAAPEGAMAEKLRVMTGSPSGVLNVPMSRAVVVESDEPFAEISVANAEIADISTLSDRSIYVLGRSPGLTTMTLLAPDGSLITNVQIQVTPDITEFKERLRQIMPNESIEVRTANDGIVLSGVISSVTMMDRAVELAERYAPGRVSNLLNIGGTQQVMLKVRFAEMSRSVSKNLAASLAGSNDSTNFTGYRTGTYMGSSNPITGPVPARSDTLGQFKIGTSMGSTELAIMLEAMEEKGVVRTLAEPNLTALSGQQAKFLAGGEYPIPVRDNDGVTIDYKPFGVELEFIPRVINGNQVNLEMRAAVSGIDSTVNYSVEGFTLNSFKRRETSTTVELRDGESFAIAGLLQDDFEDLVGQVPWLGDIPVLGALFRSTDYSRRQSELVIIVTPHLVTPTNGLALQLPTDRVKIPSESDLFLFGKTFGGVSGPKSGGAAEVAKQDFSGSYGYVME, from the coding sequence ATGAAAGTGCTGAATTTGATGAAGGCCGCCCTCCTCGGGTGTGCCGTGATCGGCGCAGCGCCAGAGGGCGCGATGGCCGAAAAGCTGCGGGTCATGACCGGCTCGCCCTCAGGCGTGCTCAACGTGCCGATGAGCCGCGCCGTGGTCGTGGAAAGCGACGAACCCTTTGCGGAAATCTCGGTGGCGAACGCGGAAATCGCGGATATCTCCACCCTCTCGGACCGCTCGATCTACGTGCTCGGCCGCAGCCCCGGCCTCACGACGATGACGCTTCTGGCGCCCGACGGCTCGCTCATCACCAATGTGCAGATCCAGGTGACGCCCGACATCACCGAGTTCAAGGAACGCCTGCGCCAGATCATGCCGAACGAAAGCATCGAGGTGCGCACCGCCAATGACGGCATCGTGCTCTCGGGCGTCATCTCCTCGGTCACGATGATGGACCGCGCGGTGGAGCTTGCCGAACGCTACGCGCCGGGGCGGGTGTCGAACCTGCTCAACATCGGCGGCACGCAGCAGGTCATGCTGAAGGTGCGCTTTGCCGAAATGTCGCGCTCCGTGTCCAAGAACCTCGCCGCCTCGCTCGCGGGCAGCAACGATTCGACCAATTTCACCGGCTATCGCACCGGCACCTACATGGGCTCGTCCAACCCGATCACCGGCCCGGTGCCGGCCCGCTCGGACACGCTCGGCCAGTTCAAGATCGGCACGTCGATGGGCAGCACCGAGCTTGCCATCATGCTCGAGGCGATGGAGGAAAAGGGCGTCGTGCGCACCCTCGCGGAGCCGAACCTCACCGCGCTCTCGGGCCAGCAGGCGAAATTCCTCGCCGGCGGCGAATACCCGATCCCGGTCCGCGACAACGACGGCGTCACGATCGACTACAAGCCCTTCGGCGTGGAGCTGGAATTCATTCCGCGCGTGATCAACGGCAACCAGGTCAACCTCGAGATGCGCGCCGCCGTCTCCGGCATCGACTCGACGGTCAACTATTCCGTCGAGGGCTTCACGCTCAATTCCTTCAAGCGTCGCGAGACCTCCACCACGGTGGAGCTGCGGGACGGCGAAAGCTTCGCCATCGCCGGCCTTCTCCAGGACGATTTCGAGGATCTCGTGGGCCAGGTGCCCTGGCTCGGGGACATTCCCGTGCTGGGCGCGCTGTTCCGCTCCACCGACTATTCGCGCCGCCAGTCCGAACTCGTGATCATCGTCACCCCGCATCTGGTCACGCCCACCAACGGGCTTGCGCTGCAACTCCCGACCGACCGGGTAAAGATCCCCTCCGAAAGCGATCTCTTCCTCTTCGGCAAGACCTTCGGCGGGGTGTCCGGCCCGAAATCCGGCGGCGCCGCGGAAGTGGCAAAGCAGGATTTCTCCGGCTCCTACGGCTATGTGATGGAGTAA
- the cpaB gene encoding Flp pilus assembly protein CpaB translates to MRAIFGLILVVGVALAGFAVHMTRGYLSTYQAELDHEKAMRATAVQTEEIFVTTAQVTYGQPILPGMVKKVRWPVEALPAEPFRTEEELFPEGPDVPRLALRTIEPMEPLIPAKVTLPGETAGVAARLSRGMRAFAIRVDVSTGVSGLLRPGDRVDVYWTGRPPGSNSEATKLIQSAIPLVAVDQTSDSEHAAATIARTVTVEATPTQVAALATAQSSGRLSLALVGRNDDTVVSGVEVDQLTLLGIERAPETVQAPAERICTVRTRKGGDIIETQIPCATN, encoded by the coding sequence ATGCGCGCAATTTTCGGATTGATCCTGGTCGTCGGGGTCGCCCTTGCCGGCTTCGCCGTGCACATGACCCGCGGCTACCTGTCCACCTACCAGGCCGAGCTCGACCACGAGAAGGCGATGCGGGCCACCGCCGTACAGACCGAGGAGATCTTCGTCACGACGGCGCAGGTCACCTACGGCCAGCCGATCCTCCCCGGCATGGTCAAAAAGGTCCGCTGGCCCGTCGAGGCGCTGCCGGCAGAACCCTTCCGCACCGAGGAGGAGCTTTTCCCCGAGGGGCCGGATGTCCCCCGCCTCGCCCTGCGCACGATCGAGCCGATGGAACCGCTGATCCCGGCAAAGGTGACCCTGCCGGGCGAGACCGCCGGCGTCGCCGCCCGCCTGTCGCGGGGGATGCGCGCCTTCGCGATCCGTGTCGACGTCTCCACCGGCGTCTCGGGCCTGCTGCGCCCCGGCGACCGCGTCGACGTCTACTGGACCGGCCGCCCGCCGGGCAGCAATTCGGAGGCGACGAAGCTGATCCAGAGCGCCATCCCCCTCGTCGCGGTCGACCAGACCTCCGACAGCGAACACGCGGCTGCGACCATTGCGCGCACCGTCACGGTGGAGGCCACGCCCACCCAGGTCGCCGCCCTCGCGACGGCGCAAAGCTCGGGCCGCCTCTCCCTCGCCCTCGTCGGACGCAACGACGACACCGTCGTCAGCGGCGTGGAAGTGGACCAGCTCACGCTCCTCGGCATCGAACGGGCCCCCGAAACCGTCCAGGCGCCCGCCGAACGCATCTGCACCGTGCGCACGCGCAAGGGCGGCGACATCATCGAGACGCAGATCCCCTGCGCCACGAACTGA
- a CDS encoding Flp family type IVb pilin — MKFFKLSNKFSRDEDGAVTVDWVVLTSAVVGLGIVVLSTVANGTKSLGSNISGDLATRQVVNY; from the coding sequence ATGAAATTCTTCAAACTCTCGAACAAATTCTCCCGTGACGAAGACGGCGCCGTGACCGTCGACTGGGTCGTGCTGACCTCCGCCGTCGTGGGCCTCGGCATCGTCGTCCTGAGCACCGTCGCGAACGGCACCAAGTCGCTGGGCTCGAACATCTCCGGCGATCTCGCTACCCGCCAGGTCGTGAACTACTAA
- a CDS encoding lytic transglycosylase domain-containing protein, with protein MTSPGQAGRKGRFAARCVAPGVALGLALWGASAAPLRAQEAPAVKSPPAVAEAAPDWPVVRPKRIGVPTAARAGNLITVQIRPGPKTVTAPPKPQPAAAPDPAPVPAELLDWYWSAVPHDLGGAGPERFVAALAALDLDPGQSIPRPNFQHITTLANRYGASLLAHSIGTNVSPALALAVMAVESAGDPDAVSGAGAQGLMQLIPATAERFGVDARDPDQNIRGGIAYLDWLIREFNGDVALALAGYNAGENAVKANNGPPPYAETRAYVPKVLAAWQVVRGLCLTPPELYSDGCVFATNAVRASN; from the coding sequence ATGACATCACCGGGACAAGCCGGCCGAAAGGGCCGTTTCGCGGCGCGGTGCGTGGCGCCGGGCGTCGCGCTGGGCCTTGCGCTGTGGGGGGCCTCCGCCGCGCCGCTCCGCGCGCAGGAGGCGCCGGCGGTGAAAAGCCCGCCCGCCGTGGCCGAGGCCGCGCCGGACTGGCCCGTGGTGCGTCCGAAGCGGATCGGCGTGCCGACTGCGGCGCGGGCGGGCAATCTCATCACCGTGCAGATCCGGCCGGGGCCGAAGACGGTGACGGCGCCGCCGAAGCCGCAGCCCGCCGCGGCGCCGGACCCGGCGCCCGTGCCGGCGGAGCTTCTCGACTGGTACTGGAGCGCGGTGCCGCACGACCTCGGCGGGGCGGGGCCGGAACGGTTCGTCGCGGCGCTGGCGGCGCTCGACCTCGATCCCGGCCAGAGCATCCCGCGGCCGAACTTTCAGCACATCACGACGCTCGCGAACCGCTACGGCGCCTCGCTGCTGGCGCATTCCATAGGGACGAATGTGAGCCCGGCGCTCGCGCTCGCGGTGATGGCGGTCGAATCCGCCGGCGATCCCGATGCGGTGAGCGGCGCCGGGGCGCAGGGGCTGATGCAGCTCATCCCGGCGACGGCGGAGCGTTTCGGCGTGGACGCGCGCGACCCGGACCAGAACATCCGCGGCGGGATCGCCTATCTCGACTGGCTGATCCGCGAATTCAACGGCGACGTGGCGCTGGCGCTTGCAGGCTATAATGCGGGCGAGAACGCGGTGAAGGCGAACAACGGCCCGCCGCCCTATGCCGAGACCCGCGCCTATGTGCCGAAGGTCCTCGCCGCCTGGCAGGTGGTGCGCGGGCTCTGCCTGACCCCGCCCGAGCTGTATTCGGACGGCTGCGTCTTTGCGACGAACGCGGTGAGGGCGTCGAACTAG
- a CDS encoding SDR family oxidoreductase — MTAQVWILLGASSAMARALARRLSAQGATLLLCGRDMEDLAATAADCRARGAAGAHAMRFDARDAETFAPIVATAADLPGTLNCAVFVGSMPDQSALDADPALIAGVIADSHTGPATFLTLLAPQLEARGAGTVVGVASVAGDRGRIGNYVYGSAKAGFATYLSGLRNRLTRAGGHVVTVKPGFVDTAMTWGTDGMFLVASPDAVARDILRAVATRRNVIYTPFFWRYIMLVIRLIPEAVFKKMSI, encoded by the coding sequence ATGACGGCACAGGTCTGGATCCTCCTCGGCGCCTCCTCCGCCATGGCGCGCGCCCTGGCGCGGCGGCTCTCGGCGCAGGGCGCGACGCTCCTCCTCTGCGGGCGCGACATGGAAGACCTCGCGGCCACCGCCGCCGATTGCCGGGCGCGCGGCGCGGCAGGCGCGCACGCGATGCGCTTCGACGCGCGCGACGCGGAGACCTTCGCCCCGATCGTCGCGACGGCCGCCGATCTTCCCGGCACGCTCAACTGCGCCGTCTTCGTCGGCTCCATGCCGGACCAGTCCGCGCTCGACGCCGACCCGGCGCTCATCGCAGGCGTGATCGCGGACAGCCACACCGGCCCCGCCACCTTCCTCACCCTGCTCGCCCCGCAGCTCGAGGCGCGCGGCGCGGGCACGGTCGTCGGCGTCGCTTCCGTCGCGGGCGACCGGGGGCGGATCGGCAATTACGTCTACGGCTCGGCCAAGGCGGGCTTTGCCACCTACCTCTCCGGCCTCAGGAACCGCCTCACGCGGGCGGGCGGCCATGTGGTGACGGTGAAGCCCGGTTTCGTCGACACCGCGATGACATGGGGCACAGACGGCATGTTCCTCGTCGCCTCCCCCGACGCGGTGGCGCGCGACATCCTCCGCGCCGTCGCGACACGGCGCAACGTGATCTACACGCCCTTCTTCTGGCGCTACATCATGCTCGTGATCCGCCTCATCCCCGAGGCCGTCTTCAAGAAGATGTCGATCTAG